The Candidatus Rokuibacteriota bacterium sequence GGCGTCGTCCTCGGAGATGGTGAGCCGCGTACCGCGCCCCAGGCGGGCACCCCGCTGGGTTACCGCGCCCGGGCGGACCATGATGAGGTTGGAGCCCAGGCTCTGGATCTGCTCCGCCACGCGGGCCTGCGCCCCGGTCCCCACCGAGACCATCGCGATGACCGCGCCGACGCCGATGATGACGCCCAGCATGGTGAGGAGCGTCCGCAGCAGGTTGGCACGGAGCGCGCGGATCGCGCTCTGGACGACGAGCCAGGCGGTCATGCTGCCCCCGACTCCGCCGGCAGGGCTCCGAGCAGGATCTTGGCGCCGGCGGGCTCCTCCACCACCTCGTCGCGGACGAGCCGCCCGTCGCGGAAGCCGAGGATGCGGCCGGCGTACCGCGCGATGTCCTCCTCATGGGTCACGATGAGCACGGTGATGCCGCTCCGGTTCAGCTCCTGGAGCTGCGCCATGACCTCGATGCTGGTGCGGGTGTCGAGGTTGCCGGTGGGCTCGTCGGCCAGGATCAGCGCCGGGTCGTTGACGAGGGCCCGCGCCATGGCGACGCGCTGCTGCTGGCCACCGGAGAGCTGCGCCGGTCGGTGATGCTCGCGGTCGGCGAGGCCGACGATCTGGAGCTTGGCGCGTGCCCGGTTCTGCCGCTCGCGGGGAGAGGAGCCGGCGTAGAGCAACGGCAACGCCACGTTCTCGAGGGCGCTGTGCCGGGCGAGGAGGTTGAAGCTCTGGAAGACGAAGCCGATCCTGCGGTTGCGGATCTCGGCCCGCTCGTCGCCCGAGAGCTCGCCGACGTCGCGCCCCTCGAGCCGATACCGCCCGGTCGTGGGCCGATCCAGGCAGCCCACCAGGTTCATGAAGGTGGACTTCCCGGAGCCGGACGGCCCCATGACCGCAACGAGCTCGCCGGCCTCGATCCGCACCGACACCCCGCGGAGGGCGTGCACCACATGAGCGCCCACGTGGTAGTCCCTGATCAGGGCCTCCACCTCGATGACGGGAGGCGTCCCGTCGTCCGCCATCCCCGCCCCGCGGATCACAGCTTCACCGCTGCCGAGCGGGCACTGCCGCGCGCGGGGCGGCGGTCGGCGAGGCCGACCACGATCTCCTGCCCTTCTCTCAGATCGCCGGACAGGACCTCGGTGGCGTTGCCGTCGCTCACGCCGAGGCGCAGGGTCACGGGCCTGGCGCTGCCGTCTGGAGCGAGCACGTGGACGCGGCCCGCCGCGGCGCCCTTGCCGCCGCGGGCCGCGTCCCCGTCGGCGCCGGCAAGCCGCACCCGGAGCGCCGCGTTGGGCACCTTCAGCGCATCGGCCTTCTCGGCGGTGACGATCTTCACGCTGGCGGTCATGCCGGGGAGGAGCTGCAGCTCGCGGTTGTCCGCCGAGACGATGACGGTGTAACTGACCACACCCTGATTCAGCTGCGGCGCCCGGCGCACTTGCACGACCTGGCCCCGGTACGTCTTTCCGGGAAAGGCGTCCACGGTGAACGTGGCGCGCTGACCGAGCTGGATGCGGCCGATGTCGGCCTCCACGATGTTGGTCTCGACCTGCATGCGAGCGAGGTCCTGGGCGATCGTGAACAACGTCGGCGCCTGCAGACTGGCGGCCACCGTCTGCCCCACGTCCACGCTCCGCGAGACCACGATGCCGTCGACGGGAGCGCGGATCACCGTGTTGCCCAGATCGACCTGCGCCTGGGCGCGGGCAGCCCGCCGCTGCTCCACCGTCCCCATCGCCGACTGGAGCTGGGCCTGGGCCGCCTCGAGCTGCGCCTCGGCGGCGCTGATGGCGGCGCGCAGCACGCCTTCCTGCGCCCGGGCCGCCTCGGCCTGCGCCAGCGCGGAGTCGTGCAGGGCCTCGGCCGTGTCGCGGTCGGCCCGAGCGATCAGGTTCCGGCGCAACAGCTCCCGCTTGCGGTCGAGGTCGCGCCGCGCGTCCGCCACCGCGACCTGGGCCTTCGCGGTCTGCGCCCGCGCCACCGCCAGCGTCCCGCGCGCATTCTCCACGTCCGCCCTCGCCCGCTGCACCAGCGCGCGCTGATTCAGCACCGCCGCCTCGGCGTTCTGGAGGTCGCCGCGGGCCTGGTTGACCTTGCTCTCGAAGATCTCCGGCGCGATGAGGGCGATCGCCTGGTTCCTCTTGACCGGTGAGTTGTAATCGACGTGGATCTCCTTGAGCTGGCCGGACAGCTGCGAGCCGACCTGGACCGTGACCACCGGATTGAGCGTGCCGCTCGCCGACACTGCGACGGTGAGGCCTCCCCGCTCGACCCGGGCGAGGCGGTACTTCGGCGTGCTGCCCGTCCCCTGTCCGTAGAAGTACCCGCCTGTGATCAGGGCCGCGAGCCCCGCGATACCGATCGCCGTCATCCCCCGCTTCATCGCACTTCTCCCTCCTGCGCTTCGGCTCTTCGGCCGAGCCCGATCGCCTGCGTGGGGCCTCACTCCTGGACTCCTGCGCCCGCCGGGGCCGCTGCCAGATCGAGCAGATGCTCGGCCACCCGACTCGCCCCGTCGAAATCCAGCACCTCCCGGCCCCGCGCCAGGAGCGCTCGGCGCGGCGAGGCCAGCGCGCCCGCGATCTCCCGGCGGAGCAGCTCCGGCGTCAGGCGCTGGGGCTCGACCACCCGGAGCAGCCCGAGGCGCTCGAAAGCCCGGGCACGGATGAGTTGCTCGAGGCGCGGCACGGTGCGCGGCACGCACACGGTCGGGAGCCCGGTGCTCACGGCCTCGGCGATCGTGTTGTAGCCGCACATGCTCACCAGCGCGTCCACGGCGCCGAACCAGCGGCCGAGGCCCGGGAGAGACGTGTAGCAGGCGATACCCGCCTCCACGGCGGTGCGGCGGAGCGCCTCGTGATCGTCCCGGGCGGCCATCGGCCCGGTCACGGCCACCGCGTCCCAGGGCGCGCCCGCCGCCGCCTCGATGAAACCGCGCAGGAGCGCGAAGCCGTCCTCGCCGCTGCCGGCGGTGGCCAGCACCAGCGGGCGGGTCCTCCGGCGCGTCAGGAAGACGGGCGGCGGCTCCTCGCGCCAGTCCTGGGAGTCGAAACGACTGACCACGTACCCGCAGAAGCGAACTCGATCGGCGACGACGGAGGGCCAGTCGTACTCGCGGACCGGGTCGAACACGCGGCGCTGGCCATAGACGAAGACCCGGTGGTAGTGGCGGGCGATCCCCGCGTGTACGGCAGGCGTCCACTCGCGGCGCACGGTCTCGCGGTCGTCCAGGATGTCGCGGACGCCCAGCACAGCCCGGCACCCGAGCTCGCGGATCGTGTCGAGAGCCGGCACCAGCTCGCCGCTGGCGCCGAGCGGGTGCTTGTCGACCACCATGACGTCCGGTCGATACGAGTGCACGAGAGCCTCGAGCACCGCGGCCCGCAACGCCAGCATGTCCTGCCCGGGAATCGACAGGTGGCGCGATCCGTAGCACTCGTTGGCCACCTTGCGGAGGCCGGGGAGCTTGATCACCTCGACGTGGGGCGGCACCCCCACACGGTTGACCTCGTCGGTGCCCACGGCGAGCAGGACAGAGGCGTCGGGAGCCGTGTCGGCGAGGCGCGCCGCCAGCGCGAGGTTGCGCCGCATGTGACCGAGTCCGACGGCGTCGTGCGAGTAGAACAGGAAGCGCATGGCACCCTCTCTCCGCTCTCCCGTGGATCCCGCCTCTGACCTTCGCCAAGTGACCGGAGCCGGCCATCCGGCTCCTCGATGGCGAAGCCTCTCGGGCAAGAGCCGTGCCCAGCGCCGGGTGGCGGAGCCCAGGGCGGCCCTCCTCCCGCTGAAACAGGCACTTGTGACGATCGTGTGCCGGCGCTGGAACTCGACCGACGCCCAGCCGCAGGCGCAGTCACCGAGGCAGTGGGGTTTTGACCAGGGGGATTTCACCGAAGCGGGCATTTGCCCGGTGCGGGCGAATCCGTTCACGGCTGACGGGGGGCGCGAGCAGCGCCGCCCACGACATCGGGAAGGGTAGCTGGCGGAGGGTGAACGGCCCCGAGACGGCCGGTGAACTTCTCGTCAGGAGCGGGAGATCAGGGGCGGGACGGGATCAGGGGAACGGCCGCCGCGGCAGACGGTGACGCGACACGCACTCGGCGCGACCACCCACGGGGACACGGCAACGGGTGGCAGTCGCGCGTCAGCGAGGTGCGGACGGGCGTCCGGTCAGCCCCAGCCCGGGTTCTCCCCTGAGAGAACGTCACCGACCCGTCTGCCCTCTCG is a genomic window containing:
- a CDS encoding ABC transporter ATP-binding protein, with translation MADDGTPPVIEVEALIRDYHVGAHVVHALRGVSVRIEAGELVAVMGPSGSGKSTFMNLVGCLDRPTTGRYRLEGRDVGELSGDERAEIRNRRIGFVFQSFNLLARHSALENVALPLLYAGSSPRERQNRARAKLQIVGLADREHHRPAQLSGGQQQRVAMARALVNDPALILADEPTGNLDTRTSIEVMAQLQELNRSGITVLIVTHEEDIARYAGRILGFRDGRLVRDEVVEEPAGAKILLGALPAESGAA
- a CDS encoding efflux RND transporter periplasmic adaptor subunit; the protein is MKRGMTAIGIAGLAALITGGYFYGQGTGSTPKYRLARVERGGLTVAVSASGTLNPVVTVQVGSQLSGQLKEIHVDYNSPVKRNQAIALIAPEIFESKVNQARGDLQNAEAAVLNQRALVQRARADVENARGTLAVARAQTAKAQVAVADARRDLDRKRELLRRNLIARADRDTAEALHDSALAQAEAARAQEGVLRAAISAAEAQLEAAQAQLQSAMGTVEQRRAARAQAQVDLGNTVIRAPVDGIVVSRSVDVGQTVAASLQAPTLFTIAQDLARMQVETNIVEADIGRIQLGQRATFTVDAFPGKTYRGQVVQVRRAPQLNQGVVSYTVIVSADNRELQLLPGMTASVKIVTAEKADALKVPNAALRVRLAGADGDAARGGKGAAAGRVHVLAPDGSARPVTLRLGVSDGNATEVLSGDLREGQEIVVGLADRRPARGSARSAAVKL